One part of the Sorangiineae bacterium MSr11954 genome encodes these proteins:
- a CDS encoding serine/threonine protein kinase encodes MSSSSRKPRQPDDRPSAATSLRSVTGYLCPLCRITFPENATDVIPSHCPQDRTPLIAARTWLESQNDPMVGRTLDGRFTMLARLGAGSMGTVYRARQHGMERDVAIKILRSDRAVDEASKARFLREARANSALVSPHTVTVFDFGQASSGELFLAMELLEGESLGQRLTRVKRLPVVFALDTAKQALRSLAEAHAKGIVHRDLKPDNLFYAKVMQGHADEEIVKVVDFGIAKMLGEGMGPINAIETQAGTVFGTPRYMSPEQAQAKPLDARSDLYSLGVLLYHMLTGRPPFTDDDAIIVMARHIKTAPRPLREVAPEANIPVEVEAAVMRVLAKNPAERPPTADAMANELLRALEMMPAAGTSGVQHVSLASISVPTVSPPTDDSLELAGVSSSRARTIGRGRIIGALVAVLTLAILGIVMFVRARSAQRSDTTASGTPDPSASSASSSPPAPSAMPSAAAAPSSASSTSGSATNAPSSPHADKESAPASAEDEAGQRRVATPIPTTPMVPQGPARTAAERRPPRPGTVPATAKSAAQAPSASPRYGVFD; translated from the coding sequence GTGTCGTCCTCATCCCGAAAGCCCCGCCAGCCCGATGACCGGCCCTCCGCGGCAACCTCGCTCCGCTCCGTTACGGGATACCTCTGCCCTCTGTGCCGGATTACCTTCCCCGAGAACGCGACGGATGTCATTCCATCACACTGCCCGCAAGACCGCACCCCGCTGATCGCCGCGCGCACGTGGCTCGAGTCGCAGAACGATCCGATGGTGGGCCGCACGCTCGATGGCCGCTTCACCATGCTCGCGCGCCTGGGCGCCGGATCCATGGGCACCGTGTACCGCGCCCGCCAGCACGGCATGGAGCGCGACGTCGCCATCAAGATCCTGCGCAGCGATCGCGCGGTGGACGAGGCGAGCAAGGCCCGCTTCCTGCGCGAGGCGCGCGCCAACAGCGCGCTGGTCTCACCGCACACGGTCACGGTGTTCGACTTCGGGCAGGCGTCGAGCGGTGAGCTCTTTCTCGCCATGGAGCTGCTCGAGGGCGAGTCGCTCGGGCAGAGGCTCACGCGCGTCAAGCGGCTGCCGGTGGTGTTCGCGCTCGACACGGCCAAACAGGCCCTGCGCTCCCTCGCGGAGGCGCACGCCAAGGGGATCGTGCACCGCGATCTCAAGCCGGACAATCTCTTCTACGCCAAGGTGATGCAAGGCCACGCCGACGAGGAGATCGTCAAGGTGGTGGACTTCGGCATCGCCAAGATGCTCGGCGAGGGCATGGGCCCCATCAACGCCATCGAGACGCAGGCCGGCACGGTGTTCGGCACCCCCCGGTACATGTCGCCCGAGCAGGCGCAGGCCAAGCCGCTCGACGCGCGCAGCGATCTCTATTCGCTGGGCGTGCTGCTGTATCACATGCTCACGGGCCGCCCGCCGTTCACCGACGACGACGCGATCATCGTGATGGCCCGCCACATCAAGACGGCGCCGCGCCCTCTGCGCGAGGTCGCGCCCGAGGCCAACATCCCGGTCGAGGTCGAGGCCGCGGTCATGCGCGTGCTCGCCAAGAACCCCGCCGAGAGGCCTCCGACGGCCGACGCCATGGCCAACGAGCTTTTGCGCGCCCTCGAGATGATGCCCGCCGCGGGCACGAGCGGCGTGCAGCATGTATCGCTCGCCAGCATCTCCGTGCCTACGGTGAGCCCGCCCACCGACGACAGCTTGGAGCTCGCCGGCGTGAGCTCGTCGCGCGCGCGCACCATCGGCCGCGGACGCATCATCGGAGCGCTCGTGGCGGTGCTCACCCTCGCCATCCTCGGCATCGTCATGTTCGTGCGCGCGCGCTCGGCGCAACGCTCCGACACGACGGCCTCGGGCACGCCCGATCCCTCCGCCTCCAGCGCGTCGTCCTCACCGCCCGCACCTTCGGCGATGCCCTCGGCCGCCGCCGCTCCTTCTTCCGCTTCTTCCACGAGCGGCAGCGCGACGAATGCTCCGTCGTCACCGCACGCGGACAAGGAGAGCGCCCCCGCTTCGGCGGAGGACGAGGCGGGGCAGAGACGCGTCGCCACCCCGATTCCGACCACGCCGATGGTGCCTCAAGGTCCTGCCCGCACGGCAGCGGAGCGACGACCGCCGCGCCCGGGCACTGTTCCGGCAACAGCCAAGAGCGCTGCGCAAGCACCGAGCGCGAGCCCTCGTTATGGTGTTTTCGACTGA